A section of the Rhodothermus profundi genome encodes:
- the cyoE gene encoding heme o synthase encodes MRDQTRSLPTVLSLSAERRVQLQACWELTKPEITFQVTLSALAGYLLGTPAALNGWHLLGTLTGIGLTAAGVGALNHYLERDYDAAMRRTARRPLPSKRISPATARYLGLFLVFAGIGLLCPVANALTAALAIATVLLYLYVYTPLKRRTKYNTLIGTIPGALPALGGWTAATGTLEPGGWTLFAILAVWQMPHFLSLAWMYRKDYERAHYQMLPVVEPDGRSTAWQTLGFTALLLPLGISPYLAGVAGLVYLVGAVLLGLYFLWPAWTFFRTRHVQDARRVLIASVVYIPALTGLIVLDWLLR; translated from the coding sequence GTGCGTGACCAGACCCGTTCGCTACCGACTGTCCTGTCCCTTTCGGCCGAACGTCGCGTTCAGCTCCAGGCCTGCTGGGAGCTGACCAAACCGGAAATTACCTTTCAGGTAACGCTTTCGGCACTGGCTGGTTATCTGCTTGGCACGCCAGCCGCGCTCAACGGCTGGCACTTACTGGGCACGCTCACAGGCATCGGCCTGACCGCGGCTGGCGTTGGCGCCCTGAATCACTATCTGGAGCGGGACTATGACGCGGCCATGCGCCGGACGGCCCGACGGCCGCTTCCCTCGAAACGCATCTCACCGGCCACAGCGCGTTATCTGGGGCTGTTTCTCGTTTTTGCCGGCATTGGACTGCTCTGCCCGGTGGCTAACGCGCTAACAGCCGCCCTAGCCATCGCTACCGTCTTACTCTATCTGTATGTGTACACGCCCCTCAAACGGCGCACCAAGTACAATACGCTGATTGGCACCATTCCAGGTGCGCTGCCCGCGCTGGGAGGCTGGACAGCTGCAACAGGAACCCTAGAACCCGGCGGGTGGACGCTCTTTGCCATCCTGGCCGTCTGGCAAATGCCGCACTTCCTATCGCTGGCCTGGATGTATCGGAAAGATTATGAGCGTGCGCACTACCAGATGCTGCCTGTCGTAGAGCCCGATGGTCGCTCCACAGCCTGGCAGACGCTAGGCTTTACTGCCTTATTGCTTCCCCTGGGCATCAGTCCCTACCTGGCCGGCGTAGCCGGTCTGGTCTATCTGGTAGGAGCCGTGCTTCTGGGCCTGTATTTCCTGTGGCCAGCCTGGACCTTTTTCCGGACGCGCCACGTGCAGGACGCTCGCCGCGTGTTGATTGCCTCGGTCGTGTATATTCCAGCCCTGACAGGGCTTATCGTGCTGGACTGGCTGTTGCGCTAA
- a CDS encoding ABC transporter ATP-binding protein, whose translation MPEAAVTIEDLTFRYGSHTALRSISLHIPAGCCFGLLGPNGSGKTTLMRLLATLLSPTSGRLQVCGYDPVQAPDAVRRCLGVVFQQPALDGDLTVEENLRLHGAFYGLRGPALTRRIDELLERFGLQKRRRELLRRLSGGQQRRVDLMRGLLHRPQLLLLDEPTTGLDPLARHTFWQTLRQLRQTDHLTLIVATHLLEEAELCDQVALLDEGRLVATGAPDLLARELGEEVLWLETSEPETIAAFIQTHFGLEARVIGASVRVAASDAHALLPRLYEALGSRLRSATVRRPTLEDVFLIHTGHHLHPAAHATLSS comes from the coding sequence ATGCCGGAAGCTGCTGTTACCATCGAAGACCTCACGTTCCGCTACGGTTCGCATACCGCACTTCGGTCGATCTCTCTCCATATTCCCGCAGGTTGCTGCTTTGGGCTGCTGGGGCCCAATGGAAGCGGCAAAACCACCCTCATGCGCCTGCTGGCTACGCTACTCTCTCCTACGTCGGGCCGCCTGCAGGTTTGCGGCTACGATCCTGTCCAGGCCCCCGATGCCGTTCGCCGCTGCCTGGGCGTCGTCTTTCAGCAGCCGGCACTGGACGGCGACCTGACCGTCGAGGAAAACCTGCGCCTGCACGGTGCTTTCTATGGACTGCGCGGCCCTGCCCTGACACGCCGCATCGATGAGCTGCTGGAACGCTTTGGCCTGCAAAAGCGCCGGCGCGAATTGCTCCGACGCCTGTCAGGCGGCCAACAGCGACGGGTCGATCTGATGCGAGGCCTGCTACATCGTCCCCAACTGCTGCTCCTCGATGAACCCACAACCGGACTGGATCCTCTGGCCCGCCATACCTTCTGGCAGACGCTGCGTCAGCTCCGCCAGACCGATCACCTGACGTTGATTGTAGCCACGCACCTGCTTGAAGAAGCCGAACTATGCGACCAGGTGGCCCTACTCGACGAAGGTCGCCTGGTAGCTACCGGCGCACCCGACCTCCTTGCCCGCGAACTCGGCGAGGAAGTGCTCTGGTTAGAGACTTCTGAACCAGAAACCATTGCTGCCTTCATCCAGACCCACTTCGGCCTGGAAGCCCGTGTAATCGGCGCATCCGTACGCGTAGCGGCGTCTGATGCGCACGCCCTCCTACCGCGTCTCTATGAAGCGCTGGGGAGCCGCCTGCGCAGCGCGACGGTGCGCCGTCCAACCCTTGAAGATGTCTTTCTCATACACACAGGGCACCACTTGCACCCTGCCGCTCACGCTACGCTGAGCTCATGA
- the glmM gene encoding phosphoglucosamine mutase, whose protein sequence is MAKTLIASISGIRGIFGNGLGPSELVRYAAAFGAWLRQQVEGRRPRVVVGRDGRVTGSVCARFVTATLQSVGCDVVDADLATTPTVEVAVLAAEADGGVVLSASHNPAEWNALKLLNRRGEFLTPDEARQVLALADAGAMPLVSWEQLGCYEQRDFLEEHVQRILALDFIEPERIRRRHFRVVVDGINSVGAIALPLLLRRLGVAEVLLLNGEPNGRFAHPPEPLPEHLHETIQTVARTEADLGLVVDPDADRLALIANGGVYVSEELTQVIAADFLWRFREGPFVTNLSSSRAIEEVAARYGMPVYRAAVGEINVVQKMKEVGAILGGEGNGGVILPDVHYGRDALVGTAMVLQHLANLEQSLAEFVATLPRYAMVKHKLPLAHLDVEQALQRLARRYAHARISTLDGLKIDLEEGWVHLRKSNTEPILRIYAEARTPEEAAALVQRFVEEMQTEQ, encoded by the coding sequence ATGGCTAAAACGCTGATCGCATCGATTTCAGGAATTCGGGGTATTTTTGGAAATGGACTGGGGCCATCGGAACTGGTTCGCTACGCGGCGGCTTTTGGCGCCTGGCTTCGGCAGCAGGTTGAGGGGCGGCGTCCCCGCGTGGTCGTGGGGCGTGATGGGCGGGTGACGGGCTCCGTATGTGCTCGTTTCGTGACGGCTACGTTGCAGAGCGTGGGCTGCGATGTCGTGGATGCCGATCTGGCAACAACGCCTACTGTTGAAGTGGCTGTGCTGGCTGCAGAGGCCGATGGGGGCGTTGTGCTTTCGGCATCGCACAACCCGGCCGAATGGAACGCGCTGAAGTTGCTTAATCGACGAGGGGAATTTCTGACGCCGGACGAAGCCCGGCAGGTGTTGGCACTGGCCGACGCGGGCGCCATGCCCCTGGTAAGCTGGGAGCAACTGGGCTGTTACGAGCAACGTGATTTTCTGGAAGAACATGTGCAGCGCATTCTGGCGCTGGATTTTATAGAACCAGAGCGCATCCGGCGGCGGCACTTCCGGGTCGTGGTCGATGGGATCAACTCCGTAGGGGCTATAGCGCTGCCGCTGCTGCTTCGACGGTTGGGGGTCGCCGAGGTATTATTGCTTAATGGCGAACCAAACGGCCGTTTTGCACATCCTCCGGAACCGCTGCCTGAGCATTTGCACGAAACGATTCAGACGGTGGCCCGCACTGAAGCCGATTTAGGACTGGTTGTGGATCCTGATGCAGATCGGCTGGCACTCATTGCCAACGGGGGCGTGTACGTTAGCGAAGAGTTAACGCAGGTGATTGCAGCCGATTTTCTGTGGCGTTTTCGGGAGGGTCCTTTTGTTACCAATCTTTCTTCATCGCGGGCGATTGAGGAGGTAGCAGCCCGCTATGGGATGCCAGTGTACCGGGCCGCGGTCGGGGAGATTAATGTGGTCCAGAAAATGAAGGAGGTGGGGGCTATTCTGGGGGGCGAGGGAAACGGAGGAGTGATTTTGCCTGATGTGCATTATGGGCGTGATGCGCTGGTGGGAACAGCGATGGTGCTTCAGCACCTGGCCAATCTGGAGCAATCGCTTGCCGAATTCGTGGCTACGTTGCCGCGTTATGCAATGGTCAAGCACAAGCTTCCGCTTGCCCATTTAGATGTTGAGCAGGCATTGCAGCGATTGGCCCGGCGCTATGCGCATGCCCGCATTTCAACCCTTGACGGGTTGAAGATTGACCTGGAGGAAGGCTGGGTGCACCTCCGAAAGTCGAACACCGAACCAATTCTGCGCATCTATGCCGAGGCGCGTACGCCCGAAGAAGCCGCTGCGCTGGTGCAACGCTTTGTGGAGGAAATGCAGACAGAACAGTAA
- a CDS encoding COX15/CtaA family protein, giving the protein MPDKWTIPVYSYRERARGRWWFAVLTAVFTLALISWGGFVTTIDAGMAVPDWPSSFGSYDPFKTGFHDPTDPSAQWWDRTPILAEHGHRLLGALVGLLTIGLALWTWWRDPRRWVRTLGFVALGLVIFQGILGGLRVTENSLTLAAVHGATAQLFFSLIVAIALFTSPAWLEARAIPADSPQLARLRRLALWTIGALYLQIILGVLLRHPGQGIALNFAAVHIAGAFVVTGLVLAVFIHVQKHYESNPLLNRAAWAMLWIVTLQFALGLSAYLVLLYETPAALRSTLQVVLRTAHVATGALLMGSTVVLTLLALRRRANTPASAALPELAATS; this is encoded by the coding sequence ATGCCTGACAAATGGACCATTCCTGTTTATTCCTACCGAGAGCGGGCGCGCGGGCGCTGGTGGTTTGCCGTATTGACCGCCGTTTTCACCCTGGCTCTGATTTCATGGGGCGGCTTCGTTACCACAATCGACGCCGGCATGGCTGTGCCCGACTGGCCCTCGTCGTTTGGCTCCTACGATCCGTTTAAAACCGGCTTTCATGACCCGACGGACCCTTCAGCGCAGTGGTGGGATCGCACGCCCATCCTTGCCGAACATGGCCATCGCCTCTTAGGCGCGCTGGTGGGACTTTTGACGATTGGACTGGCGCTGTGGACCTGGTGGCGTGATCCAAGGCGCTGGGTCCGCACGTTAGGCTTCGTTGCACTCGGGCTTGTTATCTTTCAGGGCATTCTCGGTGGACTACGGGTTACGGAAAACTCGCTTACGCTGGCGGCAGTGCACGGTGCCACGGCACAGCTTTTCTTTTCCCTGATTGTGGCGATTGCGCTGTTTACGTCGCCTGCCTGGCTGGAAGCTCGTGCCATTCCGGCAGATAGTCCCCAACTGGCACGGCTGCGCCGCCTGGCATTGTGGACTATAGGGGCCCTCTACCTGCAGATTATTCTAGGCGTCCTGCTGCGCCACCCGGGCCAGGGCATTGCCCTCAATTTTGCGGCTGTGCACATTGCAGGCGCTTTTGTGGTAACCGGCCTTGTGCTGGCGGTATTCATCCACGTGCAAAAACACTACGAATCGAATCCGCTACTTAACCGGGCGGCCTGGGCCATGCTCTGGATCGTTACGCTGCAGTTTGCGTTGGGCCTTTCCGCCTACCTGGTTCTGCTGTATGAGACGCCGGCAGCCCTGCGGAGCACGCTCCAGGTGGTGCTGCGCACGGCCCATGTCGCCACAGGCGCGCTGCTCATGGGTAGCACCGTCGTGCTTACCCTGCTGGCACTGCGTCGCCGCGCCAATACACCGGCCTCAGCGGCTCTTCCTGAACTGGCCGCTACCTCGTAA
- a CDS encoding bifunctional acetate--CoA ligase family protein/GNAT family N-acetyltransferase — protein MEDRPVTAQSDPSHELFQPRRLHLDAIFKPRSVAVIGASERPGSVGRTLLWNLISNPFGGTVYPVNPKRTNVLGIRAYPSVKEVPEPVDLAVIATPAPTVPEVVQECVDAGVRGAVIISAGFKEIGAEGKRLEERILAIARRGGLRIIGPNCLGVMRPVTGLNATFASAMARPGSVGFISQSGALLTSILDWSLEANVGFSAFISIGSMLDVGWGDLIYYLGSDPYTKSIILYMESIGDARSFLSAAREVALQKPIIVIKAGRTEEAARAALSHTGALAGSDEVLNAAFRRTGVLRVDRIADLFYMAEVLAKQPRPEGPRLTILTNAGGAGVLATDALVQGGGQLARLSEQTLQQLDAFLPPHWSRGNPVDILGDADPTRYAKALEVTLADENSDGLLVILTPQAMTDPTQTAEQLRRFAQSRKPILASWMGGVEVAAGKQILNRVGIPTFQYPDTAVRVFNYMWRYSYNLRALYETPSLPDDEIEGGPDREQARQIIEQVRRAGRTLLTEYEAKQVLAAYCLPITPTHLARTADEAVAIAEELGYPVVLKLHSYTITHKTEVGGVQLNLDTPDRVRQAFETIQHRLVERGQADAFDGVTVQPMVRVQDGYELIIGSTIDPQFGPVLLFGAGGTLVEVYRDRALGLPPLNTTLARRMMEQTRVYRALQGVRGRPSVDLDRLEKLLVRFSQLVVEQPWIREIDVNPLLAAPDQIVALDARIVLHPPDMAEEELPRPAIRPYPRQYMGTWRLKDGSPVLIRPIRPEDEPLLVEFHHKLSERSVYLRYASFLKLSQRVAHERLARLCFIDYDREMALVAERRSPETGRPEILAVARLTKIYGTNDGEFAMLVRDDVQGKGLGSELLRRLIQIGEAEGLERIVADILVQNHAMQHVCRKLGFQIIRSTDPADPMVKAVKQLRVPAAHESLAKA, from the coding sequence ATGGAGGATCGGCCCGTTACGGCGCAATCTGACCCGTCCCATGAGCTCTTCCAGCCGCGGCGTTTGCACCTGGATGCCATTTTTAAACCGCGCAGCGTGGCAGTTATTGGTGCCAGCGAGCGTCCGGGGAGCGTTGGGCGGACGCTGCTCTGGAATCTGATCAGTAATCCGTTTGGCGGCACCGTCTACCCCGTCAATCCAAAGCGTACCAACGTACTGGGCATTCGGGCCTATCCTTCGGTAAAAGAGGTGCCCGAGCCGGTGGATTTAGCGGTTATTGCAACTCCTGCGCCTACGGTGCCGGAGGTTGTGCAGGAATGCGTGGACGCTGGTGTTAGAGGAGCGGTCATTATTTCAGCTGGTTTCAAAGAGATTGGGGCAGAAGGCAAGCGGCTGGAAGAGCGCATTCTGGCGATTGCGCGCCGGGGAGGGCTGCGCATCATTGGTCCGAACTGTCTGGGGGTGATGCGGCCTGTTACCGGGCTGAACGCCACGTTTGCCAGCGCGATGGCGCGGCCGGGTAGCGTGGGGTTTATCAGTCAGAGTGGGGCGCTGCTGACTTCCATTCTGGACTGGAGTCTGGAGGCGAACGTAGGGTTTAGCGCGTTCATCTCGATCGGGTCGATGCTGGACGTGGGGTGGGGCGATCTGATCTACTACCTGGGCAGCGATCCCTATACGAAGAGCATCATTCTCTACATGGAATCAATTGGCGATGCGCGGTCCTTTTTGTCGGCAGCGCGCGAAGTAGCGCTTCAAAAGCCCATCATTGTAATCAAGGCAGGCCGCACCGAAGAAGCAGCCCGGGCAGCGCTTTCGCATACCGGTGCGCTGGCCGGTAGCGATGAGGTGCTCAATGCAGCCTTTCGACGCACCGGGGTACTGCGCGTGGACCGCATTGCCGATCTGTTTTACATGGCAGAAGTGCTGGCCAAGCAACCGCGTCCCGAAGGACCGCGGCTTACGATTCTGACCAATGCCGGCGGTGCGGGGGTGCTGGCTACGGATGCTCTGGTTCAGGGTGGGGGACAGTTGGCCAGGCTGTCGGAGCAAACGCTGCAGCAACTTGATGCATTCCTACCGCCCCACTGGAGCCGCGGTAATCCGGTGGACATTCTGGGAGACGCCGACCCGACGCGTTATGCGAAGGCGCTGGAAGTAACGTTGGCCGATGAAAACAGCGATGGGCTGCTGGTTATTCTGACGCCTCAGGCCATGACTGACCCTACGCAGACGGCGGAGCAGTTGCGGCGTTTTGCGCAGAGCCGTAAGCCGATTCTGGCAAGCTGGATGGGTGGGGTAGAAGTGGCCGCTGGCAAGCAGATCCTGAACCGGGTCGGCATCCCTACCTTTCAGTACCCTGACACGGCGGTGCGCGTGTTCAATTACATGTGGCGCTACAGCTACAATTTGCGCGCGCTCTATGAAACTCCTTCGCTACCGGACGATGAGATTGAGGGGGGACCGGATCGTGAGCAAGCCCGGCAAATTATTGAGCAGGTTCGCCGCGCCGGACGCACGCTGCTTACCGAATACGAGGCGAAGCAGGTGCTGGCCGCCTACTGCCTGCCCATAACGCCGACGCATCTGGCCCGCACGGCCGACGAAGCGGTAGCCATTGCGGAGGAGCTGGGCTATCCAGTCGTGCTGAAGCTCCATTCCTACACCATCACTCATAAGACAGAAGTAGGGGGAGTGCAGCTTAATCTGGACACGCCCGACAGGGTGCGCCAGGCGTTCGAGACCATCCAGCACCGCCTGGTAGAACGGGGGCAGGCCGATGCGTTCGATGGGGTTACGGTGCAGCCGATGGTGCGCGTGCAAGACGGCTACGAACTGATTATAGGTAGCACCATTGATCCCCAGTTTGGACCGGTATTGCTTTTTGGGGCTGGAGGGACGCTTGTAGAGGTGTATCGGGATCGAGCGCTCGGGCTGCCACCGCTCAACACGACGCTGGCGCGGCGTATGATGGAGCAGACCCGAGTATACCGAGCGCTTCAGGGGGTGCGGGGGCGGCCATCCGTCGATCTTGACCGCCTGGAGAAGCTGCTGGTGCGTTTCAGCCAGCTCGTGGTGGAGCAACCCTGGATTCGGGAAATCGATGTAAATCCGCTGCTGGCGGCACCCGATCAGATTGTGGCCCTGGATGCTCGGATTGTGCTGCATCCGCCGGACATGGCCGAAGAGGAGCTGCCTCGTCCGGCGATTCGGCCTTATCCCCGTCAGTATATGGGCACCTGGCGACTCAAGGACGGCTCGCCGGTGCTCATTCGTCCTATCCGTCCTGAGGACGAACCATTGCTGGTAGAATTTCATCACAAGCTCTCTGAGCGTAGCGTTTATCTTCGCTACGCCAGCTTTTTGAAGCTCAGCCAGCGCGTGGCCCATGAGCGACTGGCGCGACTCTGCTTTATTGACTATGATCGTGAAATGGCGCTGGTAGCGGAGCGGCGCAGCCCTGAAACTGGTCGCCCTGAAATTCTGGCTGTGGCGCGGCTAACCAAAATTTATGGCACAAATGATGGGGAGTTTGCCATGCTGGTGCGGGATGATGTGCAGGGGAAAGGACTGGGCAGCGAGTTGTTGCGCCGGCTGATTCAGATTGGTGAGGCAGAAGGGTTGGAGCGCATTGTAGCCGATATTCTGGTGCAGAACCACGCGATGCAGCATGTGTGCCGGAAGCTTGGTTTTCAGATTATTCGAAGCACTGATCCGGCCGATCCCATGGTTAAGGCCGTGAAGCAACTGCGCGTGCCTGCTGCACATGAATCCCTTGCAAAAGCGTAA
- a CDS encoding ABC transporter permease, protein MNATLQTIRMLWWRELVKFVRDRARLFGALAQPLGFWLLLGLGFHGSIRLAGSASPASYLAYLLPGIVVLTILFTAIFSTMAIVEERRSGLLQAALVAPVPRTALVLGYGLGGTTLALLEAVLLLGLLPFVNGVHLTLSGLALTLGVSLLAGLAFAVLGFVVAWHATSTRGYHAVMNVVLLPLWALSGAVFPIEGAAPVLQVMMRLNPVTYMVSAFRQGLFGPDAAGAVSTPEACLFITTLFTLALLLLAIRTVRRSSDQGY, encoded by the coding sequence ATGAATGCCACGCTGCAAACCATCCGGATGCTCTGGTGGCGCGAACTGGTCAAGTTCGTACGCGACCGTGCGCGGTTGTTTGGCGCGCTCGCGCAGCCATTGGGCTTCTGGTTGCTCTTAGGACTCGGCTTCCATGGTTCCATTCGATTGGCCGGATCTGCGTCGCCAGCCTCCTACCTGGCCTATCTCCTGCCGGGTATTGTGGTGCTGACTATTTTATTTACCGCCATCTTCTCCACCATGGCCATTGTCGAAGAACGCCGAAGTGGCCTGCTGCAGGCTGCCCTGGTAGCACCCGTCCCCCGCACCGCGCTGGTGCTCGGCTATGGGTTAGGCGGCACCACGCTGGCGCTGCTGGAGGCCGTACTGCTTCTGGGTCTGCTTCCTTTCGTCAACGGCGTCCACCTTACACTCTCCGGACTGGCGCTGACGCTGGGCGTCAGCCTCCTGGCCGGACTGGCCTTCGCCGTGCTTGGTTTTGTGGTAGCCTGGCACGCCACCTCCACGCGAGGGTACCATGCGGTAATGAATGTGGTACTCCTACCACTCTGGGCCCTTTCCGGCGCCGTCTTTCCGATTGAGGGAGCTGCCCCTGTCCTTCAGGTAATGATGCGGCTGAATCCGGTTACCTACATGGTCAGCGCCTTTCGGCAGGGTCTGTTTGGGCCAGACGCTGCCGGTGCGGTGAGCACGCCCGAAGCCTGCCTGTTTATTACCACCCTGTTCACCCTGGCGTTATTGCTGCTGGCGATACGCACCGTGCGCCGATCCTCCGATCAGGGCTATTGA